The genomic segment GCTACTTCCTCGATAACGCCGCCGAATGGATTCTCGAACTCGACCGCGGCCACGGCATTCCGTGGAAGGGCAATTATTCGAGCTGGCTCGACCAGAAGGAAGACCGCCTGAAGCAGGAAGAATCGAGCGAATCCGCGCGCCAGAAAGCGATCAAGAAAGAACTCGAATGGGTGCGCCAGAACCCGAAGGGCCGTCAGGCTAAATCGAAGGCGCGTATCGCGCGCTTCGAGGAGCTCAACAGCCAGGAATATCAGAAGCGCAATGAAACGCAGGAAATCTTCATTCCGGTCGGCGATCGGCTGGGCAATGAGGTCATCGAGTTCAAGAACGTCAGCAAAGCCTATGGCGATCGTCTGCTCATCGACAATCTCAGCATGAAGATTCCGGCGGGCGCGATCGTCGGCATCATAGGGCCGAACGGCGCCGGCAAGTCGACACTCTTCCGCATGCTGACCGGCAAGGAACAGCCGGATTCGGGCGAAATCGTCAAGGGACCGACTGTCAAGCTCGCCTATGTCGATCAGAGCCGCGACGCGCTCGCCGCCGACAAGACCGTGTTCGAGGAAATCTCCGGCGGCGCCGATGTGCTCACGGTCGGCAAGTACGAAACGCCGTCGCGCGCGTATATCGGCCGCTTCAACTTCAAGGGCAGCGATCAGCAAAAACTCGTCGGCAATCTGTCTGGCGGCGAGCGCGGGCGTCTGCATCTGGCGAAGACGCTCATCGCGGGTGGCAACATGCTGCTGCTCGACGAACCGTCGAACGATCTCGACGTCGAAACGCTGCGCGCGCTCGAAGACGCGCTGCTCGAATTCGCCGGCTCCGTGATGGTGATTTCGCACGATCGCTGGTTCCTGGACCGCATCGCGACGCATATCCTCGCGTTCGAAGGCGATTCACACGTCGAGTTCTTCGACGGCAACTATCAGGAATACGAGGCCGATAAGCGCAAGCGTCTCGGCGAAGAAGCCGCGAAGCCGAAGCGCCTGCGCTACAAGCCGATCACGCGCTGAACACGGCAAAACGTCTGATGATAAACAGCGCGCGTCTATGCGGGCACGCGCACCGACTTCAGGCATAAAAGTGGCGACTGTGTAGGACGCAGTCGCCACTTTCTTTTTCGAGCGGCGCTTTTCAATGGCCGACACCGGAGACACACGCAGATGGCGG from the Caballeronia sp. NK8 genome contains:
- the ettA gene encoding energy-dependent translational throttle protein EttA, encoding MAQYVFTMNRVGKIVPPKRQILKDISLSFFPGAKIGLLGLNGSGKSTLIRIMAGVDKDIEGDATPMPNLNIGYLPQEPQLDPQQTVREAVEEGLGDVFQAQKKLDEIYAAYAEPDADFDKLAAEQAKYEAILSTSDGGSPEQQLEVAADALRLPAWDAKIEHLSGGEKRRVALCKLLLQKPDMLLLDEPTNHLDAESVEWLEQFLTRYPGTVVAVTHDRYFLDNAAEWILELDRGHGIPWKGNYSSWLDQKEDRLKQEESSESARQKAIKKELEWVRQNPKGRQAKSKARIARFEELNSQEYQKRNETQEIFIPVGDRLGNEVIEFKNVSKAYGDRLLIDNLSMKIPAGAIVGIIGPNGAGKSTLFRMLTGKEQPDSGEIVKGPTVKLAYVDQSRDALAADKTVFEEISGGADVLTVGKYETPSRAYIGRFNFKGSDQQKLVGNLSGGERGRLHLAKTLIAGGNMLLLDEPSNDLDVETLRALEDALLEFAGSVMVISHDRWFLDRIATHILAFEGDSHVEFFDGNYQEYEADKRKRLGEEAAKPKRLRYKPITR